A portion of the Channa argus isolate prfri chromosome 19, Channa argus male v1.0, whole genome shotgun sequence genome contains these proteins:
- the ropn1l gene encoding ropporin-1-like protein isoform X2, whose amino-acid sequence MPLPDTMYCAQQINIPPELPDILKNFTKGAIRTQPKDLLLWSAAYFSALSKGECLPVKDRLEMNVATQKTDTGLTPGLLKTLHKQLSLGQTCSKEELQKKWLGLCLPKEQLESMLALGGFTSEIKWLEFFALGCSSLGGTLMSSMKFACEILTEDEEGGPARIPFSTFVKLYTFLANLDGDIPQDYIDNFLSSLQPVMELQHGMIKPLDFIHRGDMSSTD is encoded by the exons ATGCCTCTTCCAGACACAATGTACTGTGCCCAGCAAATCAACATCCCTCCTGAGTTGCCTGACATCCTTAAAAACTTCACTAAAGGCGCTATTCGAACACAGCCCAAGGACTTGCTGCTGTGGTCTGCAGC ATACTTCAGTGCACTGTCTAAAGGAGAGTGTCTGCCTGTCAAGGACAGGCTCGAGATGAATGTTGCCACCCAGAAAACAGACACTGGGCTGACTCCAGGTCTACTTAAGACTCTCCACAAACAG CTTTCCCTTGGGCAAACATGCAGCAAGGAGGAACTGCAGAAGAAATGGCTGGGTCTGTGTCTACCCAAGGAGCAGCTTGAGAGCATGCTGGCACTCGGCGGCTTCACCTCAGAAATCAAATGGTTGGAGTTTTTCGCCCTGGGATGCAGTAGTCTTGGAGGG ACCCTTATGAGTTCCATGAAGTTTGCCTGTGAGATTCTGACAGAGGATGAGGAGGGTGGTCCTGCAAGGATCCCATTCAGCACCTTTGTCAAACTCTACACCTTCTTGGCTAACCTAGACGGAGACATACCACAAGACTATATTGACAACTTCCTCAGTAGCCTGCAGCCAGTAAT GGAACTTCAACATGGGATGATTAAGCCTTTGGACTTCATCCACAGGGGAGATATGAGTTCAACTGACTAA
- the ropn1l gene encoding ropporin-1-like protein isoform X1, whose product MYCAQQINIPPELPDILKNFTKGAIRTQPKDLLLWSAAYFSALSKGECLPVKDRLEMNVATQKTDTGLTPGLLKTLHKQLSLGQTCSKEELQKKWLGLCLPKEQLESMLALGGFTSEIKWLEFFALGCSSLGGTLMSSMKFACEILTEDEEGGPARIPFSTFVKLYTFLANLDGDIPQDYIDNFLSSLQPVMDTTNVAEQCERDRRRESGHKGSLLAFLSVAVV is encoded by the exons ATGTACTGTGCCCAGCAAATCAACATCCCTCCTGAGTTGCCTGACATCCTTAAAAACTTCACTAAAGGCGCTATTCGAACACAGCCCAAGGACTTGCTGCTGTGGTCTGCAGC ATACTTCAGTGCACTGTCTAAAGGAGAGTGTCTGCCTGTCAAGGACAGGCTCGAGATGAATGTTGCCACCCAGAAAACAGACACTGGGCTGACTCCAGGTCTACTTAAGACTCTCCACAAACAG CTTTCCCTTGGGCAAACATGCAGCAAGGAGGAACTGCAGAAGAAATGGCTGGGTCTGTGTCTACCCAAGGAGCAGCTTGAGAGCATGCTGGCACTCGGCGGCTTCACCTCAGAAATCAAATGGTTGGAGTTTTTCGCCCTGGGATGCAGTAGTCTTGGAGGG ACCCTTATGAGTTCCATGAAGTTTGCCTGTGAGATTCTGACAGAGGATGAGGAGGGTGGTCCTGCAAGGATCCCATTCAGCACCTTTGTCAAACTCTACACCTTCTTGGCTAACCTAGACGGAGACATACCACAAGACTATATTGACAACTTCCTCAGTAGCCTGCAGCCAGTAAT GGACACGACAAATGTAGCAGAGCAgtgtgaaagagacagaagaagagagagtgGACACAAAGGCTCCCTGTTAGCGTTCCTCTCTGTAGCAGTTGTGTAA
- the ropn1l gene encoding ropporin-1-like protein isoform X4, giving the protein MPLPDTMYCAQQINIPPELPDILKNFTKGAIRTQPKDLLLWSAAYFSALSKGECLPVKDRLEMNVATQKTDTGLTPGLLKTLHKQLSLGQTCSKEELQKKWLGLCLPKEQLESMLALGGFTSEIKWLEFFALGCSSLGGTLMSSMKFACEILTEDEEGGPARIPFSTFVKLYTFLANLDGDIPQDYIDNFLSSLQPVMDTTNVAEQCERDRRRESGHKGSLLAFLSVAVV; this is encoded by the exons ATGCCTCTTCCAGACACAATGTACTGTGCCCAGCAAATCAACATCCCTCCTGAGTTGCCTGACATCCTTAAAAACTTCACTAAAGGCGCTATTCGAACACAGCCCAAGGACTTGCTGCTGTGGTCTGCAGC ATACTTCAGTGCACTGTCTAAAGGAGAGTGTCTGCCTGTCAAGGACAGGCTCGAGATGAATGTTGCCACCCAGAAAACAGACACTGGGCTGACTCCAGGTCTACTTAAGACTCTCCACAAACAG CTTTCCCTTGGGCAAACATGCAGCAAGGAGGAACTGCAGAAGAAATGGCTGGGTCTGTGTCTACCCAAGGAGCAGCTTGAGAGCATGCTGGCACTCGGCGGCTTCACCTCAGAAATCAAATGGTTGGAGTTTTTCGCCCTGGGATGCAGTAGTCTTGGAGGG ACCCTTATGAGTTCCATGAAGTTTGCCTGTGAGATTCTGACAGAGGATGAGGAGGGTGGTCCTGCAAGGATCCCATTCAGCACCTTTGTCAAACTCTACACCTTCTTGGCTAACCTAGACGGAGACATACCACAAGACTATATTGACAACTTCCTCAGTAGCCTGCAGCCAGTAAT GGACACGACAAATGTAGCAGAGCAgtgtgaaagagacagaagaagagagagtgGACACAAAGGCTCCCTGTTAGCGTTCCTCTCTGTAGCAGTTGTGTAA
- the ropn1l gene encoding ropporin-1-like protein isoform X3, translating to MPLPDTMYCAQQINIPPELPDILKNFTKGAIRTQPKDLLLWSAAYFSALSKGECLPVKDRLEMNVATQKTDTGLTPGLLKTLHKQLSLGQTCSKEELQKKWLGLCLPKEQLESMLALGGFTSEIKWLEFFALGCSSLGGTLMSSMKFACEILTEDEEGGPARIPFSTFVKLYTFLANLDGDIPQDYIDNFLSSLQPVIENQNGMIQVSNFYISRK from the exons ATGCCTCTTCCAGACACAATGTACTGTGCCCAGCAAATCAACATCCCTCCTGAGTTGCCTGACATCCTTAAAAACTTCACTAAAGGCGCTATTCGAACACAGCCCAAGGACTTGCTGCTGTGGTCTGCAGC ATACTTCAGTGCACTGTCTAAAGGAGAGTGTCTGCCTGTCAAGGACAGGCTCGAGATGAATGTTGCCACCCAGAAAACAGACACTGGGCTGACTCCAGGTCTACTTAAGACTCTCCACAAACAG CTTTCCCTTGGGCAAACATGCAGCAAGGAGGAACTGCAGAAGAAATGGCTGGGTCTGTGTCTACCCAAGGAGCAGCTTGAGAGCATGCTGGCACTCGGCGGCTTCACCTCAGAAATCAAATGGTTGGAGTTTTTCGCCCTGGGATGCAGTAGTCTTGGAGGG ACCCTTATGAGTTCCATGAAGTTTGCCTGTGAGATTCTGACAGAGGATGAGGAGGGTGGTCCTGCAAGGATCCCATTCAGCACCTTTGTCAAACTCTACACCTTCTTGGCTAACCTAGACGGAGACATACCACAAGACTATATTGACAACTTCCTCAGTAGCCTGCAGCCAGTAAT CGAGAACCAGAATGGCATGATTCAGGTTTCCAACTTCTACATCAGCAGGAAGTGA